GGCCGAGGTCGTGTTCCGTGGCCGTGATGGGATTCGTTACCGCGCGTGTTGGAAGCTGCAGAGGGCCCGCGGCCGGATCGACGGGAAGATCCAGAAGCCCACCGTCCAGCTCTGGAACGACGAGACCTCGACGGCGATCGGGCGGACGGCCACGGAGGTCTACCGCGCGATCGAGGCGGCGATCGGCCTGTCGTACGAGCAGTTCTGCCGCTCGGTGTTGCTCGCGCAGGGCGAGTTCGCGCGCTTCCTCCAGGCCGGCGAGAAGGACCGGGCCGAGCTCCTCGAGCGGGTGACGGGAACGGAGATCTACCGGCACCTCTCGATCGCCGCCCACGAGCGCCACGCGGAGGCGAAGCGGGCCCTCGCCGAGCTGCAGCGGGAGCTGGACGGGGAGCGGATCCTCTCGAACGAGGAGCGGCTTGCTCTCGAGGCGTCGAGGGGCGAAGCGGAGAAGGCGCTCGTCGAGGCGCGGGCCTCGCTGCAGGAGGCGGTGGACGCCCATGCCTGGCACGAGGCCTTGGAGCGCTTCGAGTCGGGTGAGCGGGAGGCCGATGCAGCGATCGCTCTCGCCGAGGCGGCGTGGACGGAGAGCGCCCCGATGCGCGAGGCCCTCGTCGCGGCGGAGCAGGCGTTGCCGCTCCGGCCGCTCTTCGAGGCCGCCGACGACGCGGTGCGGGACGAGGTTCGAGCGGCGGAAGGCGTTGAGGCTGCGGTTCGGGCCCACGCGGAGGCCGTCGTTGCCAGCGAGGGCGCGGCTCGGGGGCTCGCGGGAGCGAGGGACCGACAGGAGCAGGTGGCGGCGTCGCAGGAAGCGGCCCGGCCCGAGCTCGAGGAGGCGCGGCGCCTAGACGCAGAGCTGGGAGCTGCGAAGGCGGGGGCAGCGGAAGCGCTCGAAAAGCGCCGCGAGGCCGCCTCCCGTGTGGAAGCTCAGCGGGAGGGTCTCGCCTCGATCCGCGGCTCCATGGCTCGGGCAGAGGCGGCGCGGTCGGCGGCGATCGCGTGGTTGGATGAGCACGGCCGGCTCTCGGCGCTCGCCGGGCAGTGGGAGCGCTGGCGTACGGAGCTCGAGCGTGCCGCAGGCGTGCAGGGGCGTGAGCGCACAGCGACCGCGCGGCTCTCGGTCCTCGAGAGGGAGAAGACGTCGCTGGAGGGAATGGTCGCTGCGGCGGGCGCCGCGGTGGTCGAGGTCGATGCACGCTTTTCTGAGGCGTGTGAAGTCGAGGCCTCCGCGGTGCGGGCCTCTGAATCGCTTCCGAGGGCGTCGCTGCGGGCGCAGCGGGGAGCTCTCGAGAGGACGGAGCGCCACGCACGCTCTCTGGAGGGCGTCGTCGAGGAGTCGGTTCGGCTGCAGGTCGAGCTGGGCTCGCTCCGTTCACAGGCGGCTTCTATTGCGACGGAGCGTGATCGGTGGAGCGGGGAAGCGCTGAAGCTCTCGGCGCAGCGCGAGCTCCTCGGCTCTCAGCTCGAAGCGGCAGCGCTCGAGGCGCAGGCCGCGCGCGACGCGCTGGAGCTCGGCGATCGGCGTGCGCTCCTCCGGGACGGCGAGGCGTGTCCGCTCTGCGGCTCGCCGGATCATCCCTGGGGGGCTGAGGGCGCGGCGATCGCGGGGAGGCTTGCCGAGCGCGAGGCGCGACTCTCATCGCTGCGGATCGATCATGCCCGGGTGGACCGCGCCCACGCCGAAGCGGCGACGCGAGCCGAGGCGGCGGCGGGACAGGTGTCGGCCCACGAGAGGGCCGCGGACGAGAAGCTCGGGCGGGCGGCGGCGCTCGGCGACGCGTTCCGCGAAGAGCGGTCGGGACTGGAGCGTGAGAACGCGGCCGGCCCGGACGATGGCGCTGACGGGGCCGACGTGGCGGATTCGTCAGCACGGAGGCGCGCGGAGTGGATGGCGATCCCGGTGCGGCTGGACCTCTTGGTTCCAGAGGATGCGCGGGCGGCCAGGGACGCCGTGACGGCGTTGCTCGAGGCGCTGGGCGAGGAGAGGAGGGCGCTCGATCGGCGCGAGTCGGAGGCGGAGCGCCTGGAGGGGCAGGCGTCGCTCGCTCGGGCGAGGGTGGCCTCGCTGCGGCAGGAGAAGGAGTCTCGGGAGGCGACGCTTCGCGCGGGTGAGCAGAAGCTCCAGCGCTTCGCTGTCGAGGCACAGGAGCTACGGCTCCGTTCGGAGGGTGCGCGCGACGAGGTCGCCGGGATCTTGCGACCGCTTGCTCCGATCCTGGACGCAGCTCGGGCCTCGTGGCGCGAAGACTTCGAGCGGAATCCGCGCGAGCTCGTCGACGGCCTTGGGCGGGAGGCGGCCCAGTGGAGCGCCCACGACGCCGACCGGGCCCGCGCGGTGGAGAGCCTGGCGCTCTTGCATCCCCGTGAGGCGGCGGCGGTCTCCCTGCTCGGCGAACGCGAGTCCGCGGACGACGCGGCGGTCCGGGCCCAGGAGAATGCTGCTGCCTCTGCCGACGAGCTCTCGCGCCGGCGCGGCCTCGTGCTGGGCGGCGAGCCGGTATCCGTCCGGGAGGCCGCGCTGCGGGAGGCCGGGGCCGCCGCTTCGAAGGCGCTCGAGGCGGCTCGGGGCGTGGAGGCCCTCGCGTCGAGCTCGCTCGCGCGCGCGTCCGCGCTCGTGGAGGCGAGCGAGGAGAAGCGGGTGCAGGCGGGGGCGGCTCGGGCGCAGAAGGAGGCGGCGCGCGAGACGGCCCTCGCGGACGCCGGGTTGACGTTCGAGGAGGCGCGGGCGCGGCTCAACCGCTATCCGGCGGAGCTCGAGGGCTGGCGGCGGCGGGCAGCGGACCTCGAGCGCGGCCGGGATCGGGCCCGCACCCTGGCCGACGAGCGCGTCCGCGCCCGTGTGGCCCACGAGGCGTCGGGGCGACCGCCTCTGGATGCAGAGGCCGCCAAATTGGCGAAGGAGGAGCGCGCGGCGAGCTGCTCGAGCCGGGAGACGGCCTTCCACGACGTTCGCGGCAGGCTCGGCGCCGACGACGAGGCGCGAAAGAGAGGGGCCGCGATGCTGCCCCGGCTCGAGGCCGCCGGGGCGGAGGCGAAGAGGTGGTCCGACCTCCACGAGCTCATCGGCTCCGCCAGCGGCGACAAGTTCCAACTCTTCGCGCAGAGCCTCTCCCTCCAGGTGCTCCTCGCCCACGCGAACGTGCACCTCGAGGAGCTGGTCCCGCGCTACCGCCTCGAGAGGGTTCCCGGCCACGACCTGCAGCTCCAGGTGGTCGACCGGGACATGGGCGATGAGGTCCGCGCTGCGAGCACGCTCTCCGGCGGCGAGACCTTCCTGGTCTCTCTCGCCCTCGCTCTCGGCCTGTCGGGCCTCTCCTCGCGCGCGCGGGTGGAGTCGCTCTTCATCGACGAGGGGTTCGGCACCCTCGATCCCCAAGCGCTCGACACCGCTCTCGCCGCGCTGGACGCCCTGCAGGCGACGGGGCGGAAGGTGGGCGTGATCTCGCACGTACAGGGCATGGCGGAACGGATCGGCGTCCAGGTGCAAGTCCAGCCGGAGGGGAGCGGCCGGAGCAAGGTCAGCGTGGCCGTGCGCTGACCCCCGATGGGGGCCATGTTCCGGCCGAGGGCGCGGTGAAGTGGGCGAGGTGTCGGGCTCGCGCGCCTCGCGCCCCTCGCGGGCAGTCGAGCGGTGCTTCGAAGGGCGACACGCGAGCCGGAGGCGAGCAAACTAAGAGGAGCGCTTCTCGCGCGTAGCGCGAGATGAAGGAATCGCTCCCGCTCCGCGGGGGCGACTCCTTCACACGCTCTGTGTCGTCGCGCGATAGAAGGGCGCCGACAGGAGGCTTGGAATGGAGAGGCGGAAGCTGCCGGGCACGGACCGTGAGGTCTCGGCGATCGGCTTGGGGACGTGGGTGGCCGGCGGAGCGATGTGGGGCGGCTCCGACGCGCGTTTGATCGGGAAGACGATCGAGAAGGCCCTCGAGCTCGGCATCGACCTCATCGACACCGCACCCGTCTACGGCTTCGGCCGCTCCGAGGAGATCGTCGGCGCGTGGCTCGACGAGGCGAAGGTCCGGGACCGCGT
The Vulgatibacter incomptus DNA segment above includes these coding regions:
- a CDS encoding AAA family ATPase, which codes for MKILAVRGENLASLHGPFELDFEAEPLERAGLFAITGPTGAGKSTLLDAICLALYGTTPRIESVAGRGYDVGREGEESRLGSTDPATILRKGTASGGAEVVFRGRDGIRYRACWKLQRARGRIDGKIQKPTVQLWNDETSTAIGRTATEVYRAIEAAIGLSYEQFCRSVLLAQGEFARFLQAGEKDRAELLERVTGTEIYRHLSIAAHERHAEAKRALAELQRELDGERILSNEERLALEASRGEAEKALVEARASLQEAVDAHAWHEALERFESGEREADAAIALAEAAWTESAPMREALVAAEQALPLRPLFEAADDAVRDEVRAAEGVEAAVRAHAEAVVASEGAARGLAGARDRQEQVAASQEAARPELEEARRLDAELGAAKAGAAEALEKRREAASRVEAQREGLASIRGSMARAEAARSAAIAWLDEHGRLSALAGQWERWRTELERAAGVQGRERTATARLSVLEREKTSLEGMVAAAGAAVVEVDARFSEACEVEASAVRASESLPRASLRAQRGALERTERHARSLEGVVEESVRLQVELGSLRSQAASIATERDRWSGEALKLSAQRELLGSQLEAAALEAQAARDALELGDRRALLRDGEACPLCGSPDHPWGAEGAAIAGRLAEREARLSSLRIDHARVDRAHAEAATRAEAAAGQVSAHERAADEKLGRAAALGDAFREERSGLERENAAGPDDGADGADVADSSARRRAEWMAIPVRLDLLVPEDARAARDAVTALLEALGEERRALDRRESEAERLEGQASLARARVASLRQEKESREATLRAGEQKLQRFAVEAQELRLRSEGARDEVAGILRPLAPILDAARASWREDFERNPRELVDGLGREAAQWSAHDADRARAVESLALLHPREAAAVSLLGERESADDAAVRAQENAAASADELSRRRGLVLGGEPVSVREAALREAGAAASKALEAARGVEALASSSLARASALVEASEEKRVQAGAARAQKEAARETALADAGLTFEEARARLNRYPAELEGWRRRAADLERGRDRARTLADERVRARVAHEASGRPPLDAEAAKLAKEERAASCSSRETAFHDVRGRLGADDEARKRGAAMLPRLEAAGAEAKRWSDLHELIGSASGDKFQLFAQSLSLQVLLAHANVHLEELVPRYRLERVPGHDLQLQVVDRDMGDEVRAASTLSGGETFLVSLALALGLSGLSSRARVESLFIDEGFGTLDPQALDTALAALDALQATGRKVGVISHVQGMAERIGVQVQVQPEGSGRSKVSVAVR